A portion of the Algisphaera agarilytica genome contains these proteins:
- a CDS encoding PEP-CTERM sorting domain-containing protein (PEP-CTERM proteins occur, often in large numbers, in the proteomes of bacteria that also encode an exosortase, a predicted intramembrane cysteine proteinase. The presence of a PEP-CTERM domain at a protein's C-terminus predicts cleavage within the sorting domain, followed by covalent anchoring to some some component of the (usually Gram-negative) cell surface. Many PEP-CTERM proteins exhibit an unusual sequence composition that includes large numbers of potential glycosylation sites. Expression of one such protein has been shown restore the ability of a bacterium to form floc, a type of biofilm.), which translates to MFFSHEKMTNRSRGFIFGGSVVLANLMWPTPESSSQTLPSGTIDAPPMVIGDSESIGANTTLNVYDAGVVGNFFKVGLINETTLNTELNISGGEVGRNLTVYSGGVVNMSGGIIGRTPSILRGAEFHLSGGTVGELFRARYDSIFSMSGGYLGKSATITTGNTVNISGGEIDSSLQISDGEVNITGGIIGNGFDAFTTVNMSGGVVGDQFTAKTGKRVYFSGGEIGSSFLASAGSRVEISGGRVGNRFAAASGSNVYITGGTVGEDMLALSGSNVYISGGEIGIDFRIGSQIDRAANVWMSGGAIDIRLSVLNGSSFRLSGGTVGGGLYAHSGSNVEIVGGDFRLNRSDYAGSTIDPSLGSGLFSGRLQDGSVFIFRDTDHLNNVKLTRVALPEINLDPIVIDSANHGMPSGLSSGQTLTLKEGGVLGMNYAVFDAELHIEGGHLGDNAELAYSTVNISGGTVGKQMRALLGSTVNITGGVIGSDYSANAYSDTHISGGVIGGAFRAHSGSDVNISGGEFTGRFLALDDSHVRFFGSAFYVDGVLIDGLALGETVSIDQRNVELAGVLADGSDFSFMLNTESNNQNPADLFREDALITITLTQVLGDYNLNGTVDAADYTVWADNFGSTTNLAADGNGNGIIDAADYTVWQDNFGAGNASALSLLPIPEPGTLALLGLGLPMMLRRRAAA; encoded by the coding sequence ATGTTTTTTAGTCATGAAAAAATGACTAACCGATCCAGAGGTTTCATCTTTGGGGGCTCTGTGGTTTTGGCCAATCTTATGTGGCCCACGCCCGAATCTAGCTCGCAAACACTTCCATCGGGAACCATCGACGCTCCCCCGATGGTGATAGGCGATTCCGAATCGATTGGAGCAAACACCACACTCAATGTGTACGACGCCGGCGTGGTGGGGAACTTCTTCAAAGTAGGCTTGATCAATGAAACTACTTTGAATACTGAGCTAAACATTAGTGGGGGAGAGGTAGGCCGTAACCTCACGGTGTACTCTGGGGGCGTCGTCAATATGTCGGGAGGAATCATTGGTCGGACGCCAAGCATTTTGCGTGGCGCAGAGTTCCATCTCAGCGGAGGCACAGTTGGTGAACTTTTTAGAGCCAGGTATGACAGCATATTCAGCATGAGTGGAGGCTACCTGGGCAAGTCCGCAACTATCACTACTGGCAACACTGTCAACATCAGCGGAGGCGAAATTGATAGCTCCCTCCAAATAAGCGATGGGGAAGTCAACATTACCGGCGGAATCATAGGAAATGGATTCGATGCCTTTACCACCGTGAATATGAGCGGGGGCGTAGTGGGCGATCAATTCACGGCGAAGACGGGTAAAAGGGTTTATTTTTCGGGCGGCGAAATTGGAAGCTCTTTTCTGGCGAGCGCCGGCAGCCGAGTCGAGATTAGCGGAGGCCGCGTCGGCAATCGATTTGCCGCCGCTTCCGGAAGCAATGTGTATATCACCGGCGGCACCGTCGGCGAAGATATGCTCGCCTTGTCGGGCAGCAACGTTTACATCAGCGGTGGTGAAATCGGAATAGACTTTCGTATCGGATCCCAAATCGACCGGGCAGCCAATGTATGGATGAGCGGTGGCGCCATTGACATACGCCTGTCAGTTTTGAATGGCAGTTCGTTTCGGCTGAGCGGCGGTACAGTCGGGGGCGGGTTGTATGCGCATTCGGGTAGCAACGTCGAGATCGTTGGTGGAGACTTTCGCTTAAACCGAAGCGACTACGCCGGCTCAACCATCGATCCTTCGTTGGGCAGCGGCTTGTTTTCAGGACGCCTTCAGGACGGATCCGTATTTATCTTCCGAGACACCGATCACCTGAACAACGTCAAGCTGACCCGCGTAGCGCTGCCGGAGATCAATCTCGACCCCATCGTGATTGATTCCGCCAATCACGGCATGCCGTCTGGGCTGTCGAGTGGCCAAACACTCACCCTAAAAGAGGGCGGCGTCTTGGGTATGAACTATGCCGTATTCGACGCCGAACTCCATATCGAAGGAGGTCACCTCGGCGACAACGCCGAGCTCGCCTACAGCACCGTGAACATCAGTGGCGGAACCGTAGGCAAACAAATGCGTGCCCTTCTCGGCTCGACCGTTAACATCACCGGCGGGGTCATCGGATCTGATTACAGTGCCAACGCTTATTCCGACACACATATTTCCGGAGGCGTGATTGGCGGTGCGTTTCGTGCACATTCGGGCAGTGATGTCAATATCAGCGGGGGTGAATTTACAGGCCGATTTCTCGCCCTTGATGACAGCCATGTTCGTTTCTTTGGTTCAGCGTTCTATGTCGATGGCGTCTTAATCGACGGGTTGGCACTAGGTGAAACCGTGAGTATCGACCAGCGCAATGTTGAATTGGCGGGCGTGCTGGCTGACGGAAGCGATTTCAGTTTCATGCTCAACACTGAATCCAACAACCAGAACCCAGCAGACCTCTTCCGAGAGGATGCCTTGATCACCATCACGCTTACTCAGGTTCTAGGGGACTACAACCTCAACGGCACCGTCGACGCCGCCGACTACACCGTCTGGGCCGACAACTTCGGCAGCACCACCAATCTCGCCGCCGATGGCAACGGCAACGGCATCATCGACGCCGCGGATTACACCGTCTGGCAAGACAACTTCGGAGCAGGCAACGCTTCCGCCCTGAGCCTGCTGCCCATCCCAGAGCCCGGGACGCTCGCGCTGCTCGGACTGGGCTTGCCGATGATGCTTCGGCGACGGGCGGCGGCTTGA
- a CDS encoding PEP-CTERM sorting domain-containing protein (PEP-CTERM proteins occur, often in large numbers, in the proteomes of bacteria that also encode an exosortase, a predicted intramembrane cysteine proteinase. The presence of a PEP-CTERM domain at a protein's C-terminus predicts cleavage within the sorting domain, followed by covalent anchoring to some some component of the (usually Gram-negative) cell surface. Many PEP-CTERM proteins exhibit an unusual sequence composition that includes large numbers of potential glycosylation sites. Expression of one such protein has been shown restore the ability of a bacterium to form floc, a type of biofilm.), which translates to MKISGLALGVLLSAGVACSTDAQLYATGASNLGPVFEVNPATGQETELGTFGFRIEDLAGDSVGGLWGIGFDSTASIFQIDPTDQSVISTAPYDALAILSTLAIHPTTGEFFATPGTQGGAMYRIDPLTGESTEVGEFELNLSSLAFDNTGRLYGSSDSSLYEINPATAAVDLITDQLSVFRFDDLAFDPLDNTMLGLGFDGEYRLFEIDPATGDSTSIGESVFRPSGLAFVYTASSLLAGDYNGNGIVDAADYTVWQDSFGSTTNLAADGNGNGVIDAADYTVWQDNFGAGNASALGLLPIPEPGTLALMTLGVSVLMPRRKARV; encoded by the coding sequence ATGAAGATTTCGGGATTAGCTTTGGGGGTGCTGCTGAGCGCAGGCGTGGCGTGTTCTACCGACGCCCAACTGTATGCCACCGGGGCCTCGAACCTCGGGCCCGTGTTCGAGGTCAATCCTGCCACGGGACAGGAAACCGAATTGGGGACTTTCGGCTTCCGTATCGAAGACTTGGCGGGGGATTCGGTCGGCGGTTTGTGGGGTATTGGATTTGATTCGACCGCCAGTATTTTTCAGATCGACCCCACCGATCAAAGCGTCATCTCAACAGCCCCGTATGACGCCTTGGCTATTCTCTCCACGCTAGCCATCCACCCGACGACCGGCGAGTTTTTCGCCACGCCGGGCACGCAGGGCGGTGCGATGTATCGGATCGATCCGCTAACCGGTGAATCTACGGAGGTCGGTGAATTCGAACTGAACCTGTCTTCACTGGCGTTCGACAACACCGGCCGGCTCTACGGGTCTTCGGATTCTTCACTTTACGAGATCAACCCGGCGACGGCCGCGGTCGATCTGATCACCGACCAACTATCCGTGTTCCGCTTTGATGACCTGGCGTTCGATCCGCTCGACAACACGATGCTCGGCTTGGGCTTCGACGGGGAATATCGCTTATTCGAGATCGACCCGGCTACGGGCGACAGTACATCGATCGGCGAATCGGTGTTCCGCCCGTCGGGTCTTGCGTTTGTTTACACGGCCTCGTCCCTTTTGGCTGGCGATTACAACGGCAACGGCATCGTCGATGCCGCCGACTACACCGTCTGGCAAGACAGCTTCGGATCAACCACCAACCTCGCCGCCGATGGCAACGGCAACGGGGTCATCGACGCCGCGGACTACACCGTCTGGCAAGACAACTTCGGAGCGGGCAATGCCTCGGCCCTCGGCCTGCTGCCCATCCCCGAGCCCGGGACGCTTGCACTTATGACACTCGGGGTATCTGTGCTCATGCCGCGACGAAAAGCTCGCGTCTGA
- a CDS encoding 6-phosphofructokinase — MSAGNAVIGQSGGPTAVINQSLVGVVEALQASIAAGEGKVNKILGAHHAVAGMVKDDYIDLTTRTQDFLDRIADTPSSALGSSRDKPDAAYCKRIFESFAKQDVHYFFYAGGNDSSDTCRIIAEMAAEQGYDLTAYHVPKTIDNDLMVNDHTPGFGSAAKFVAQAFMGDNLDNAALPGIKINIVMGRHAGFLTAASMLGRREGKNDGPHLIYVPEADFSEEKFLADVERVYTQHGRCLIAVSEGIHDSDGNPMMTKLQDEVEKDAHGNVQLSGTGALGDLLAGLIKTKLGEKLGQKLRVRADTFGYLQRSFVGCASAVDQAEARQCGREAVKHALAGEHKSGSIAMIRKPGDAYEIEYKRIEIKEVAALTQHLDPKYILDGCDIAESFRDYAGPIVGDLPVVESF; from the coding sequence ATGAGTGCAGGAAACGCCGTCATCGGCCAGTCCGGCGGCCCCACCGCCGTCATCAACCAGTCCCTCGTCGGCGTCGTCGAAGCGCTGCAGGCCTCCATCGCCGCCGGCGAAGGCAAGGTCAACAAGATCCTCGGGGCTCACCACGCCGTCGCCGGCATGGTCAAGGACGACTACATCGACCTGACCACCCGCACCCAGGACTTCCTCGACCGCATCGCCGACACCCCGTCGTCGGCCCTCGGCTCGTCCCGCGACAAGCCCGACGCCGCCTACTGCAAGCGCATCTTCGAGAGCTTCGCCAAGCAGGACGTGCACTACTTCTTCTACGCCGGCGGCAACGACAGCTCCGACACCTGCCGCATCATCGCCGAGATGGCCGCCGAGCAGGGCTACGACCTTACCGCCTACCACGTGCCCAAGACCATCGACAACGACCTCATGGTCAACGACCACACCCCCGGCTTCGGCAGCGCCGCCAAGTTCGTCGCCCAGGCCTTCATGGGTGACAACCTCGACAACGCCGCGCTCCCCGGCATCAAGATCAACATCGTCATGGGCCGCCACGCCGGCTTCCTCACCGCCGCGTCCATGCTCGGCCGCCGCGAAGGCAAGAACGACGGTCCGCACCTGATCTACGTCCCCGAGGCCGACTTCAGCGAGGAGAAGTTCCTCGCCGACGTCGAACGCGTCTACACCCAGCACGGCCGCTGCCTCATCGCCGTCTCCGAAGGCATCCACGATTCCGACGGCAACCCGATGATGACCAAGCTCCAGGACGAAGTCGAGAAAGATGCCCACGGCAACGTCCAGCTCTCGGGCACCGGCGCCCTGGGCGACCTACTGGCCGGCCTCATCAAGACCAAGCTCGGCGAAAAGCTCGGCCAAAAACTCCGCGTCCGCGCCGACACCTTCGGCTACCTGCAACGCTCGTTCGTCGGTTGCGCCAGCGCCGTCGACCAGGCCGAGGCCCGTCAGTGCGGCCGCGAAGCCGTGAAGCACGCCCTCGCCGGCGAGCACAAGTCCGGCTCGATCGCCATGATCCGCAAGCCCGGCGACGCCTACGAGATCGAGTACAAACGTATCGAGATCAAAGAGGTCGCCGCCCTGACCCAGCACCTCGATCCGAAGTACATCCTCGACGGCTGCGACATCGCGGAAAGCTTCCGCGACTACGCCGGCCCCATTGTGGGCGATTTGCCGGTCGTCGAGTCGTTCTGA